Proteins encoded within one genomic window of Laspinema palackyanum D2c:
- a CDS encoding adenylate/guanylate cyclase domain-containing protein, with product MNLDQASVLVVDDVEANRDLLCRRLKRQGYHVKIAEDGLKALELIRAEPFDLVLLDIMMPHLNGYQVLEEIKADSSLRHIPVIMISAVDDIDSVVKCIELGAEDYLSKPFNPVLLKARIGASLEKKRLRDQEQAVLQKLQDEQAKSELLLLNILPKPIAERLKAGERTIADNFSDVTVLFADIVGFSQLSSHLSPPELVEFLNHIFSLFDELADKYGLEKIKTIGDAYMVVGGLPMPRPDHAQAIAQMALDMLDATTQLKTNHGETIAMRIGISTGPVEAGVIGTKKFSYDLWGDTVNTASRMESHGIPGRIQVTTSTYECLADDFLFENRGLIQVKGKGEMLTYLLMGKKPIV from the coding sequence ATGAACCTTGACCAAGCCTCGGTGCTGGTAGTTGATGATGTTGAAGCCAACCGCGATCTCCTCTGCCGCCGCTTGAAGCGGCAAGGCTACCACGTCAAAATTGCAGAAGATGGACTGAAGGCACTCGAATTAATCCGAGCGGAGCCCTTCGATCTCGTGCTGCTCGATATTATGATGCCCCATCTTAATGGCTATCAAGTCTTAGAGGAAATTAAGGCCGATTCCAGTCTGCGCCATATCCCGGTGATTATGATTTCCGCTGTGGATGATATTGATAGTGTGGTCAAATGCATTGAATTGGGCGCAGAAGACTATCTCTCTAAACCCTTTAATCCGGTGCTGTTAAAAGCTCGGATCGGTGCTTCTTTGGAGAAAAAACGCCTGCGAGACCAAGAACAAGCAGTTTTACAAAAGTTACAAGATGAACAGGCTAAATCGGAACTGCTCTTGCTGAATATTTTACCCAAACCGATTGCGGAACGGCTTAAGGCCGGGGAACGGACGATCGCCGATAATTTTTCGGATGTGACGGTTCTGTTTGCCGATATTGTCGGCTTTTCCCAGCTTTCTTCTCATTTATCTCCCCCGGAATTGGTGGAGTTTCTCAACCATATTTTCTCCTTGTTTGATGAGTTGGCGGATAAATATGGGTTGGAAAAAATTAAAACTATTGGCGATGCCTATATGGTGGTCGGGGGATTACCGATGCCTAGACCGGACCATGCCCAGGCGATCGCGCAAATGGCTCTCGATATGCTCGACGCTACGACCCAATTAAAAACAAATCATGGCGAAACGATCGCCATGCGGATCGGCATCAGTACCGGCCCGGTGGAAGCGGGAGTCATTGGAACTAAAAAGTTTAGTTATGACCTATGGGGGGATACGGTCAATACGGCTTCAAGAATGGAATCTCACGGCATTCCTGGACGGATTCAAGTGACAACTTCGACTTATGAATGTCTGGCTGATGATTTTTTATTTGAAAACCGGGGCCTGATTCAGGTCAAAGGCAAAGGAGAAATGTTGACCTATCTCCTAATGGGTAAAAAACCTATTGTTTAG
- the clpS gene encoding ATP-dependent Clp protease adapter ClpS encodes MATAPTIAPDQVGQVTRQPYPNYKVIVLNDDFNTFQHVSSCLMKYIPNMTSDLAWELTNQVHFEGQATVWVGPLEQAELYHQQLSRAGLTMAPLEKA; translated from the coding sequence ATGGCGACAGCGCCGACTATTGCGCCGGACCAAGTGGGTCAAGTTACCCGACAACCGTATCCGAATTATAAGGTAATCGTGCTTAACGATGATTTTAATACCTTTCAGCACGTTTCCTCCTGCTTAATGAAGTACATTCCCAACATGACAAGCGATCTGGCTTGGGAACTCACCAATCAAGTTCACTTTGAAGGACAAGCTACAGTCTGGGTGGGTCCACTAGAGCAAGCCGAATTGTACCATCAGCAACTCAGCCGCGCTGGATTGACGATGGCTCCTTTAGAAAAAGCCTAA
- a CDS encoding DUF2103 domain-containing protein, translating to MGKPSSGRLVLNHSTHIPGLIAILEKLTGCLGIQTITPGVIGRAKGHCPQMKLKISVPILGGYKVIARQGKTVQEVFIITELSQPDLEGAIASCLSKK from the coding sequence ATGGGAAAACCTTCTAGCGGTCGCTTGGTTCTGAATCACTCCACCCATATTCCTGGTTTAATCGCCATCCTGGAAAAGTTAACGGGTTGCCTCGGCATTCAAACCATTACTCCCGGGGTGATTGGTCGCGCCAAAGGTCACTGTCCCCAGATGAAGTTAAAAATATCGGTTCCTATTTTGGGCGGATATAAGGTGATTGCCAGACAGGGAAAAACGGTGCAAGAAGTCTTTATCATCACAGAATTAAGTCAACCGGACTTAGAAGGGGCGATCGCTTCATGTTTGTCCAAAAAATAG
- a CDS encoding helix-turn-helix domain-containing protein gives MARTLNLEIKESSEELKHLLERQTSVQMKERLQALYLLKTGTLSTLQELSSVLVRDPSTIYRWFQKYKQEGLDGLLKPYKSQGKTTTIPSAAIRKLKQYLEDNEGFTTYGEIQTWLKEECGVEVSYHVVYRAVYQKLNAKIKGSKPQKRIRKKSER, from the coding sequence ATGGCAAGAACTCTCAACCTAGAAATTAAGGAATCTTCAGAAGAACTGAAACATTTGCTGGAGAGGCAGACCAGTGTCCAAATGAAAGAAAGACTGCAAGCTTTGTACTTACTAAAAACGGGAACTCTCTCTACTTTGCAAGAGTTATCCTCAGTTTTAGTCAGAGACCCATCAACAATTTATCGCTGGTTTCAAAAGTACAAACAAGAGGGATTAGATGGATTACTCAAACCCTATAAAAGCCAGGGTAAAACTACGACTATTCCATCAGCAGCGATAAGAAAATTAAAGCAATATTTGGAGGACAATGAGGGATTTACCACTTATGGAGAGATTCAAACTTGGTTAAAAGAAGAATGTGGGGTTGAGGTGAGTTATCATGTAGTTTATAGAGCGGTGTATCAAAAACTGAATGCCAAAATAAAAGGGTCTAAACCCCAAAAAAGAATTAGAAAAAAGAGTGAAAGGTAG
- the xseB gene encoding exodeoxyribonuclease VII small subunit gives MSNSGRVPISKNKGFTPESDWNYEATVAQIEAIVERVESGELELAEVFDQFTTAVQYLRQCESFLSQRQQQVNLLLETLDEVSFEF, from the coding sequence ATGAGCAATTCAGGGCGGGTTCCGATTTCTAAGAACAAGGGTTTTACCCCCGAATCAGACTGGAACTATGAGGCAACGGTGGCTCAAATTGAGGCGATCGTTGAACGAGTTGAATCGGGGGAACTAGAATTAGCTGAGGTTTTCGACCAATTCACGACGGCAGTTCAGTATTTGCGACAGTGCGAATCGTTCCTCTCTCAACGACAGCAACAGGTGAATTTATTACTGGAAACTCTCGATGAGGTGAGTTTTGAGTTTTGA
- a CDS encoding DNA double-strand break repair nuclease NurA: MLDLTKIARQMQGISEHLSKEAEQSRQRLEVAQKLRKKAHTEQEHLIQEREIWRDRMGFPVAIPAEPLDFTPYIPTPPNVQTVLATDGSQIAPSHHEIAYCYLINVGRVILHYGQSRLPLLDSLPEVFYKPEDLYISRQWGIKTEEWMGYRRGVSEAIALADLAIALRTPGSGQIAHPEAPILGMVDGALIYWFLEPLPTDARQLILGAILEAWEKMRQVKVPIVGYISASRSSESLSFLRLAACPHPHPDCFSHCPIEADSVLRPYDQKAPCQVFDPLRDTTLWASVLEPGQRSPLWRSCSRILDLYPPEHQVYFCYLHVGPEIARIDMPAWVAQDPSLLGMALSMVLSQVQKGYGYPVVLAEAHNQAVVRGGDRARFFALLEQQMIKAGLQNVGTSYKETRKRGSIA, from the coding sequence ATGCTAGATCTGACCAAAATCGCAAGGCAAATGCAGGGAATCAGCGAACATCTTTCCAAAGAAGCGGAACAATCCCGTCAGCGGTTGGAAGTCGCCCAAAAATTGCGGAAAAAAGCTCACACAGAGCAAGAGCATTTGATCCAGGAACGAGAAATTTGGCGCGATCGCATGGGATTTCCCGTTGCTATCCCGGCAGAACCCCTGGACTTTACCCCCTACATCCCCACCCCCCCCAACGTGCAAACCGTCCTCGCTACGGATGGGTCCCAGATTGCACCGTCCCATCACGAAATTGCCTACTGTTACTTAATTAATGTCGGGCGAGTGATTCTCCATTATGGTCAAAGTCGCCTGCCACTCTTAGATAGTCTGCCGGAGGTGTTTTATAAACCCGAGGACCTATATATTTCTCGGCAATGGGGGATTAAAACCGAAGAATGGATGGGTTACAGAAGGGGGGTTTCCGAGGCGATCGCCCTGGCAGATTTAGCCATCGCCTTGCGAACCCCAGGAAGCGGTCAAATTGCTCATCCAGAAGCGCCTATTTTAGGCATGGTCGATGGAGCCTTGATTTACTGGTTTCTCGAACCCTTACCCACCGATGCGCGTCAGCTCATCCTTGGAGCCATTTTAGAAGCTTGGGAAAAAATGCGGCAAGTCAAGGTTCCAATTGTGGGGTATATCAGTGCTTCCCGCAGCAGCGAATCCCTCAGTTTCTTAAGATTAGCTGCCTGTCCCCATCCTCATCCCGACTGTTTTAGCCATTGTCCCATCGAGGCGGATTCTGTCCTGCGTCCCTACGACCAAAAAGCTCCCTGCCAAGTCTTTGATCCCTTGCGGGATACCACATTATGGGCTTCTGTACTTGAACCGGGTCAACGGAGTCCCCTCTGGCGCAGTTGTTCGCGGATTCTGGATTTATATCCCCCGGAACATCAAGTTTATTTCTGTTACCTTCATGTCGGGCCAGAAATTGCCCGAATTGATATGCCTGCCTGGGTGGCGCAAGATCCATCTCTGTTAGGGATGGCTTTAAGTATGGTTCTGTCCCAAGTGCAAAAAGGGTATGGCTATCCGGTGGTGTTAGCGGAGGCCCACAATCAAGCGGTGGTTCGGGGAGGCGATCGGGCTCGGTTCTTTGCCCTTCTCGAACAACAAATGATTAAAGCCGGATTGCAAAATGTCGGCACCTCCTACAAAGAAACCCGCAAACGCGGCAGTATTGCTTAA